A window of Babesia microti strain RI chromosome III, complete genome contains these coding sequences:
- a CDS encoding hypothetical protein (overlaps_old_locusTagID:BBM_III04520) has translation MVSVGLVTMSASRIYYSAPCCQLSYLPENISLDSPITHYNSGTKQCVEVLTQHTTLVNNVTEGGIDDAIIKPLDEVTTPKNSASDLLIKEENVGSQKLVINSPTSAIIISSGDSNKSLHFKDFIVKPKVCNNNLDEVDGLVKMVYSPDQGSTIDESTTDAVVNNTYLVNNRSTMYRMQIPLAQRILATPPKIDLDVEPAVSTDNSDKDDGNDICNEKRKLSVSLDKKPIGLVKKLTTEAKLSTSATAGINCSVGVNKAVKSSGFRKKPSLINFNKIHKQMRMFMP, from the coding sequence ATGGTAAGTGTAGGGTTGGTGACTATGTCTGCATCACGAATTTACTACTCCGCTCCATGTTGTCAATTGTCATATTTGCCTGAAAACATATCGTTAGACTCTCCAATTACACATTATAACAGTGGAACCAAGCAATGTGTTGAGGTACTGACTCAACACACAACTTTAGTTAATAATGTTACGGAGGGTGGTATAGATGATGCCATTATAAAACCATTAGATGAAGTTACAACTCCAAAAAACTCTGCTAGTGATTTACTGATTAAGGAAGAAAACGTTGGGTCTCAAAAATTAGTAATCAATTCACCCACTTCCGCCATCATAATATCTAGCGGTGACTCCAACAAGTCATTACACTTCAAagattttattgtaaaacCCAAAGTTtgcaataataatttggacGAAGTAGATGGACTTGTCAAAATGGTGTATTCCCCAGACCAAGGTAGTACTATTGATGAATCAACAACAGATGCAGTTGTTAATAACACTTACTTAGTGAATAATCGCAGCACGATGTATAGGATGCAAATTCCATTGGCTCAACGCATTTTAGCCACTCCTCCAAAAATAGATTTGGATGTAGAACCGGCTGTTTCGACAGACAATAGTGATAAAGATGATGGTAACGATATTTGCAATGAAAAACGCAAGTTATCTGTTTCATTGGATAAAAAACCAATAGGGCTAGTTAAGAAGCTGACAACGGAGGCTAAATTGTCAACCAGTGCCACTGCTGGTATCAATTGTTCTGTAGGTGTAAATAAGGCTGTTAAAAGTTCAGGTTTCCGAAAAAAGCCTTCATTGATCAACTTCAACAAAATTCACAAACAAATGCGAATGTTTATGCCCTAG
- a CDS encoding poly(A) polymerase (overlaps_old_locusTagID:BBM_III04515): protein MPDGMEKKSEGVMYGVSTSITLDGPTPEDIEANEQLLTLLRSLNLFETEKGLRKRELILASLNRLLHNFIHSVCIMQGLDEDDANDVSARLLTFGSYRLGVIGPDSDIDALCLCPQRITRNDFFTVFYDILANHPNVSKIHAVADAYTPLIKLVYDDIDIDILFAILPIPTISPNLSILDDDILRNLDDITARSINGCRVASLVLSSVPNEHNFRNTLRFIKLWAQKRGIYSNILGYLGGVAWAILTARVCQLYPNYLPNQIIHKFFKVYMLWNWKYPVVINKIKQPVNVPGLMMFKVWDPKTNPQDRLHLMPIITPAFPAMNSTHNVTNTTKRVMINEFKRAHELLKTQSQMTWNDLLEPANIFNEFKHFLVIIVVASDEKAHSKWHGWIESRIRFLIRKLEAIEHTELRPWPHSITMEDPDWTNSKWIFIGLSYNKTEESQFDIRTPIKEFKNLIFSWQELTSYESKVDVRIEYMKKSQLPESINGSKSLKRRRKVIDA from the exons ATGCCTGACGGAATGGAAAAGAAAAGTGAAGGTGTAATGTACGGAGTATCAACTTCCATAACACTTGATGGTCCAACGCCAGAAGATATTGAAGCTAATGAACAACTACTCACTCTGTTGCGATCATTAAATCTGTTCGAGACAGAAAAAGGACTTCGCAAAAGGGAATTGATTCTGGCCAGTTTGAATCGGTTATTGCATAACTTTATCCATTCTGTATGCATTATGCAGGGTTTAGACGAGGATGATGCTAATGATGTATCTGCAAGACTTTTAACCTTCGGTTCATATCGATTAGGGGTTATTGGACCAGATAGTGATATTGACGCACTTTGCCTCTGTCCACAGCGTATAACACGGAATGACTTCTTTACCGTtttttatgatatattagCAAATCATCCCAATGTTTCAAAGATCCATGCTGTTGCAGATGCTTATACACCACTAATAAAACTTGTATACGATGACATAGATATTGATATTCTATTTGCCATATTACCCATTCCAACAATTAGTCCCAATCTCAGCATTTTggatgatgatattttacGCAATTTGGATGATATCACGGCTAGATCAATAAATGGATGCCGAGTGGCATCCCTAGTACTATCATCAGTTCCCAATGAACACAATTTTAGAAACACTTTAAGGTTTATCAAATTGTGGGCTCAAAAACGGGGTATATATTCCAACATTTTGGGATATTTGGGAGGCGTAGCCTGGGCAATACTCACAGCAAGAGTGTGCCAATTGTATCCAAACTACTTACctaatcaaataatacacAAATTCTTCAAAGTGTACATGTTATGGAACTGGAAATACCCCGTAgtcattaataaaattaaacagcCAGTAAACGTACCTGGGTTGATGATGTTCAAAGTATGGGACCCTAAAACAAATCCCCAAGACCGACTACATTTAATGCCAATAATTACCCCTGCCTTTCCAGCAATGAATTCGACACATAACGTCACTAACACTACTAAGCGTGTAATGATTAACGAATTTAAGCGTGCTCATGAATTGCTTAAAACACAATCACAGATGACTTGGAATGATCTACTTGAGCCTGcaaacatatttaatgaGTTCAAGCACTTTTTGGTAATTATAGTTGTGGCAAGTGATGAAAAG GCGCACAGCAAATGGCACGGATGGATTGAATCTAGAATTCGCTTCCTAATACGTAAGCTGGAAGCCATCGAACATACGGAACTGCGCCCATGGCCGCACTCGATTACCATGGAAGATCCAGATTGGACTAATTCCAAATGGATTTTTATAGGACTCAGCTATAATAAAACTGAAGAATCGCAATTTGACATTAGAACGCCTATTAAAGAGTTTAAAAATCTTATATTCTCTTGGCAAGAGCTGACATCTTATGAGTCCAAAGTTGACGTGCGAATTGaatatatgaaaaaatCGCAATTACCGGAATCAATAAATGGTTCTAAGTCGCTAAAGAGGAGGAGGAAGGTTATTGACGCCTGA
- a CDS encoding IMP4, U3 small nucleolar ribonucleoprotein protein IMP4 (overlaps_old_locusTagID:BBM_III04525) translates to MFRASARERKEYLYRKSQEFKNEELKLARELKQALKDNKPIPSHLRNKSGEVLSSLDLLDDKIREAVSHIDDEYTYAGEPKVLITTSRDPSSRLLQFVKELRLMIPNSERLNRGSYILKDLIFFAKAKQISDVVLVHEHRGQPDAMIVSHLPSGPTAYFQLSDVKLRHDLPEKPPTLSEAYPHLIFHNFTTKLGLRVRDILRYLFPPANMQETRVLSFINERDIIHFRHHVWNSKENNVLYELGPRFSLRIFRIDLGTMDMKSVETEWAYRSFINKQADAL, encoded by the exons ATGTTTCGTGCAAGTGCTAGGGAAAGAAAGGAATATTTATACAGAAAGAGCCAAGAATTCAAAAATGAGGAGTTAAAACTAGCCCGTGAACTTAAACAAGCGCTCAAGGATAACAAACCAATCCCCAGTCACCTACGCAATAAAAGCGGAGAAGTACTTTCATCCCTAGATCTGCTAGATGACAAGATTAGGGAGGCTGTATCGCATATAGATGATGAATATACATATGCAG gcgaACCTAAGGTTCTAATTACCACCAGTAGGGATCCTTCGTCTAGATTACTTCAATTCGTTAAGGAATTGAGGCTGATGATACCAAATTCTGAACGGTTAAATAGGGGTTCATATATACTAAAGGATCtgatattttttgcaaaGGCTAAACAGATTTCTGATGTAGTCCTAGTTCATGAGCATAGAG GCCAACCGGATGCCATGATTGTATCGCATTTACCCAGTGGTCCAACAGCTTATTTCCAATTAAGCGATGTGAAACTGAGACATGATTTACCGGAAAAACCACCAACATTATCTGAGGCGTATCCACATTTGATCTTTCACAACTTTACCACCAAACTTGGATTGCGTGTTAGGGATATATTACGGTATTTGTTCCCTCCGGCAAACATGCAAGAGACACGAGTACTatcatttatcaatgaAAGGGACATAATACACTTTCGACATCATGTATGGAACAGCAAGGAGAATAATGTCTTGTATGAACTTGGACCAAGATTTTCGCTGAGGATATTTAGAATAGACTTAGGGACCATGGATATGAAATCTGTGGAGACTGAATGGGCTTATAGATCCTTTATTAATAAGCAAGCTGATgcattataa